The nucleotide sequence TATTAATTACCGTATGCTCAAATGATGAATTTGAGACAAACAAAAATTTACCTATATCGGAAATAAAGAGAAAGAAAATCAAAAAACTCGTAATTACAAGCAAACTCACTAAACCAACATCAAAAAAATACGACACCCTTGAGCTTAATCTAACAATATTAGTTTCTATTTTTGTTTTTGCAATATAGAATTGACTTTCATCAATATAAGAACTCGTCATTATGTCTAAATTAATATCCAGTAATTTATCTATAGATAGCTTTAGTTCTTCCTGTCTGTGAAATACATCATAATTTTCCAATATAAGACTACGTAAAAAAGATCTTATAAAAGTCATTGTGGCGCTTACATAGTGAGATGGCAAACCAATCTGTGCATGAATTTCTCCTATTTTTTTAACTTTTCTAAAATAATCTTCATTATACTTTCCATTGAATAAATCTAAAAACCATAGTTTCAACTTTTCTTTATGGCGATTTTTAATTTCTTCATCGTATAAAAATTTGCTATAATTATCAAATCTTGATATATATTTATGAAGCTCTTCAACAAAATTATTGGCATTTTTATAAGCTATGTCTTTTAAGCTGGATATATTTGAAATATCTTCATCTGTAAGATCGTATATTTGTATAATCTTTTCATAAGTTTCCACGCTTATTTTTTTATTTAAAAAAATATATTTGTCAAGAAAAAACTTTCAAAAAATTAAATTGCTAAAAAAAATTTTTTTATAATATAATCAAATTTTAACAAATCAGCTAAAAATATATTTTAACTAAAAACACAATTTAAATAATTCTTTTTTCAAAAAACAATTTTTTTTGGAGTTAAAGTCTTGGTGGTTTTGATTTGTTTGTAAAAAACCACTTAAGATGTCTTAGCAAATCAAACAAAAAAGGCACATAGAAACTAATAATCTTAATAATATTTTTTGGATAGAAAATTATCCTAAAACCTTTTTTATCTTCTTTATGTAGCCTTTTTACAAATGTTATAAATGCACTTTTATTTTTTGCCAGCAGAATTTTACTGAGCATTTTGTTGTATCTATCTAAAAGCATTGTATTTTTCCATTTTAAAAGTTGTTTTTTATCAAAACCAAGTCCAAGAGCATATCTATATGGAGATTTAATAAATTCTAAACTGTCAAATAGTTTATCTATATCAGATAACATAGAAACATTATTTTCATGGAGCCTCCATGTTGCAATAACTTTATTAGACAAGATAACATTTCCAAGAAGACATAATCTTAAAAAAGATTCTACATCTTCATTTATAATATCATGTTTATAAAAACCAATTTTTACAGCAGCCTGTCTTAAATAAAGCGTTGCTGAATGAAAATAAGGTATTTTGTTCCAGTTTAAAAAAACATAAAAACCATTTATGCATGTTTCTTCTTTGCGCTTATATGTAATTTTTGAATCATCAAAAACAGTTTCAGCGAGTGCCATTACCATAACTATATTTGCGCATTCCTGTTTGTGATAAAAATTTATCTGGTTAACCATAAAAGAAATTGCATCAGTTGCAATTAAATAATCGTCACCATCTAAATTTAGCACATATTCACCTGTTGCATATTCATACAAAAGTTTTCTATGATTTGCTACCCTGCCAATGTTTTTTTCATTTCTATAATACTTTAGGCGCTTATCATTATATTCTTTTACAATTTGACGCGTATCATCCAAAGATGCATCATCTGAAACTACAACTTCTAAATTTGGATAATCCTGATTTAAAGCAGAATCAATTGTTTGTTTTATATATTTTGCCTGATTGTATGCTGGTATAGCAATTGTAACTTTTGGTTTATCCATTTTTTACCCTCAATATTTTGTTCAAAACCAATATAAATAATATAAATTCGGTAAGCGAAAACGCAATACTTGCCCCCAAATCTTTTAAAAAGTATCCAAGAATTAAGCAAATTATTATATCAAATATTGATACAAATACAATGCTTTTTGTAAAATACCTTTCAAAGTTTAAATTTATAAGCCCAATCGTACCAAATAAATAATTAAAACTACCGAACAATATTACAAAACTTAAAACTCTCATATCGATTACAGCTCCAGGCATAGTCTTTGCAGAAATAATCTTTATTATAAAGCCTGAAAATACAAAAACAAATAGCATTATTAAAAATAAAATCAAGACATAGTATCTTGCGATGGAAAATAAATTTTTAACAGCATCTTTTTTTGATATATTGTGATATTTTTTTGATAGATGNNNNNNNNNNATATAGGCTTTGACCAATAGGACTCATTAAAGCTTGCAAACTCATAACAATTTTTGAAGTTAAAGCATAATATCCCACAGCTGTATTTGTAGACACAAGACCTAAAAAAAAGGTATTTGCATTTCTATAAATGTTTGTTGATATTATTGCCAAAAATAAATGCCACCCTTCTTTCAACCGATGTTTTATATTTTCAAAACTGAAAGTCAAACTAATATTAAATTGTTTTATGGCAATGTAAAAAGCTATTAAACCACCAATTAAAAAACCTAATGAATTGATTAATGGTACATATAAATAATCTTTTTCTTGTTTAATAAAAACAAATATACACATTGTAAAAATAAGTTTTATAAGAATGTTTGTAAGCGTAATATATTTCATTTTTTCTAAACCTTGAAAAAGCCAAACTGGAAACAACATTTGCCCAATTAGCACTAAAAGTGAAAAATAAAATATCTCATATTCACTATAAAATTTTTTGAAACTAAAGATTATAACTGTAGAAATAATCAGACTAAAAATCACAAAAGCTAACTTTACATACAAAACAGATGAAAAAATTTCTGAAATTTTTTTAGAATCATTACGGTTTATCGATATTAGTTTAGTCGCAGATAAACTGAATCCATAATCTGTAAAAATAACAAAATATGCGGCAAACGACTGAGCAAATGCAACAAGACCATATTTATCAATACCAATCGTCCTTACCAGGTAAGGGATAGTGATAAAAGGCAAAATATAGTTAGCACCTTGCATTAAACCTAAAAAAATTATATTTTTAAAAACTAACTTTTTATCTTCGCTTAAACGCATTTTATCAAATCAGCATCTCTTAAAATCGTCTTCAACCCTTATAATATCATCTTCTCCTACATACTCACCAACTTGAGCTTCTATAATTACCAAATCAATTTTACCGGGATTTTCTAATCTATGAAGCTCGCCAATTTTGATATATGTAGATTCATTTGGTCTTAATATAAATTCTTTATCACCAACACTCACCTGGGCTGTACCAGACACAACAATCCAATGCTCGCTTCTGTGTAAATGTTTTTGCAAAGAAAGCCTTTTTTGCGGTTTAACTACAATTTTCTTTATTTTGTAAAATCGGTTTTGTTCTAATAACGTATAATTGCCCCATGGTCTGTATACAGTTAAGTGAGCATCTGTTAATTCTGAGTTTTTAGTTTTAAGCATAGAAACTATATCTTTTACTTTCTGACCAGAACCCTTTTTTGATATAAGTAGAGCATCAGCAGTATCAACAATAATTAAATCTTCTATGTCTATGGCTCCTATTGTCCTTGAATTTTCTTCTATAATAAGGTTATTTTTCGAATTTATAAGTATTGAATTATTTCTTGTATTACCATTTCGATCTTTTTCTAAAACCTCATAAAGACTATCAAAACTACCCAAGTCGTTCCAGTCTATATCAAAAGGCACAATTTTTAATTTTTTACTTTTTTCTGCTACAGCATAATCTATACTCTTCGATTCAATTTTTAGCATATCATCAATTTTTATTCTTACAGGAGAACAATTTTTTGCATTTTTCCATGCAGTATAAGATAACTCAAAAATTTTCTTTTCGTGCAGATTTAACTCTTCCAGATAGGTTTTTGCTTTAAAACAGAATATTCCGCTATTCCAAAAATAATTGCCATCTTCAATGTATCTTTTGGCAGTCTCTAAATCTGGTTTTTCTTTAAATTCCAAAACATCAAATCCATCAGCTTTTATGTAGCCATAACCTGTATTGGGGTTTGTAGGTTTTATACCAAATGTTACAATGTAATTTAAATTAGCAAATTCTTTAGCTTTTTCCAGACTTTTATAATAATTATCAGATTCTTTAATATAATGGTCGGCACTGGAAACAAGCACAACCTGATTTTGTTCAACCATAAAACTAGCAAAAGCAACTGCTGGTGCAGTATTTTTACCAACTGGCTCAAGTATAAACTCCACATCATCCAATCCCAAACCAATTTCCTCAATTTGATCAATCGCTAAAAAATAATGAGATTCATTTGTAACAAATATAAATTTTTCTGCAAAATCTTTATTTCTTAGTACAGTTAGTTGAAATAAAGATTTATTATCAAAAAGCTTTATAAATTGTTTTGGATAAAGGCTTCTGCTAAGTGGCCAAAGGCGGGTGCCAGAACCACCACACAAAACTACATTTACCATAAACCTCCCCTTTTTATCAAAATTTCCAAAACATTATAGAAATTGTGATGCTAAAAAGTCAAATTATTTGTTAAAATAGTCCTAGTATACTTTTTAATTCTTTAATATTTGATTTACTTACAGGTATTCGAGTTTTAT is from Desulfurella sp. and encodes:
- a CDS encoding glycosyltransferase family 2 protein — encoded protein: MDKPKVTIAIPAYNQAKYIKQTIDSALNQDYPNLEVVVSDDASLDDTRQIVKEYNDKRLKYYRNEKNIGRVANHRKLLYEYATGEYVLNLDGDDYLIATDAISFMVNQINFYHKQECANIVMVMALAETVFDDSKITYKRKEETCINGFYVFLNWNKIPYFHSATLYLRQAAVKIGFYKHDIINEDVESFLRLCLLGNVILSNKVIATWRLHENNVSMLSDIDKLFDSLEFIKSPYRYALGLGFDKKQLLKWKNTMLLDRYNKMLSKILLAKNKSAFITFVKRLHKEDKKGFRIIFYPKNIIKIISFYVPFLFDLLRHLKWFFTNKSKPPRL
- a CDS encoding mannose-1-phosphate guanylyltransferase/mannose-6-phosphate isomerase — encoded protein: MVNVVLCGGSGTRLWPLSRSLYPKQFIKLFDNKSLFQLTVLRNKDFAEKFIFVTNESHYFLAIDQIEEIGLGLDDVEFILEPVGKNTAPAVAFASFMVEQNQVVLVSSADHYIKESDNYYKSLEKAKEFANLNYIVTFGIKPTNPNTGYGYIKADGFDVLEFKEKPDLETAKRYIEDGNYFWNSGIFCFKAKTYLEELNLHEKKIFELSYTAWKNAKNCSPVRIKIDDMLKIESKSIDYAVAEKSKKLKIVPFDIDWNDLGSFDSLYEVLEKDRNGNTRNNSILINSKNNLIIEENSRTIGAIDIEDLIIVDTADALLISKKGSGQKVKDIVSMLKTKNSELTDAHLTVYRPWGNYTLLEQNRFYKIKKIVVKPQKRLSLQKHLHRSEHWIVVSGTAQVSVGDKEFILRPNESTYIKIGELHRLENPGKIDLVIIEAQVGEYVGEDDIIRVEDDFKRC
- a CDS encoding oligosaccharide flippase family protein; translated protein: MRLSEDKKLVFKNIIFLGLMQGANYILPFITIPYLVRTIGIDKYGLVAFAQSFAAYFVIFTDYGFSLSATKLISINRNDSKKISEIFSSVLYVKLAFVIFSLIISTVIIFSFKKFYSEYEIFYFSLLVLIGQMLFPVWLFQGLEKMKYITLTNILIKLIFTMCIFVFIKQEKDYLYVPLINSLGFLIGGLIAFYIAIKQFNISLTFSFENIKHRLKEGWHLFLAIISTNIYRNANTFFLGLVSTNTAVGYYALTSKIVMSLQALMSPIGQSLY
- a CDS encoding protoglobin domain-containing protein; amino-acid sequence: METYEKIIQIYDLTDEDISNISSLKDIAYKNANNFVEELHKYISRFDNYSKFLYDEEIKNRHKEKLKLWFLDLFNGKYNEDYFRKVKKIGEIHAQIGLPSHYVSATMTFIRSFLRSLILENYDVFHRQEELKLSIDKLLDINLDIMTSSYIDESQFYIAKTKIETNIVRLSSRVSYFFDVGLVSLLVITSFLIFFLFISDIGKFLFVSNSSFEHTVIN